In Serratia liquefaciens ATCC 27592, the following are encoded in one genomic region:
- the thiC gene encoding phosphomethylpyrimidine synthase ThiC produces the protein MSNVKKPRARKEQREEAQQFIDTLQGVSFPNSRRIYLQGSRNDLQVPMREIQLSPTLLGGDKDNPQYQPNEAIPVYDTAGPYGDPQSELNVHTGLVKLRAGWIAERGDTELLNGVSSGFTQQRLADEGLDHLRFEHLPRPRKAQPGKCVTQLHYARAGVITPEMEFIAIRENMGRERIRGDVLRQQHPGQSWGANLPENITPEFVRQEVAAGRAIIPANINHPESEPMIIGRNFLVKVNANIGNSAVTSSIEEEVEKLVWSTRWGADTVMDLSTGRYIHETREWILRNSPVPIGTVPIYQALEKVNGVAENLTWEMFRDTLLEQAEQGVDYFTIHAGVLLRYVPMTAKRLTGIVSRGGSIMAKWCLSHHQENFLYQHFREICEICAAYDVSLSLGDGLRPGSIQDANDEAQFAELHTLGELTKIAWEYDVQVMIEGPGHVPMQMIRRNMTEELEHCHEAPFYTLGPLTTDIAPGYDHFTSGIGAAMIGWFGCAMLCYVTPKEHLGLPNKEDVKQGLITYKIAAHAADLAKGHPGAQIRDNAMSKARFEFRWEDQFNLALDPATARAYHDETLPQESGKIAHFCSMCGPKFCSMKISQEVRDYAAAQEAAKPIEVQLTGMEKMSAEFRSRGSELYHSAGNLQEELSND, from the coding sequence ATGTCTAACGTTAAAAAACCCCGTGCCCGTAAAGAGCAACGCGAAGAAGCCCAGCAGTTTATCGATACCCTTCAGGGCGTGTCCTTTCCCAATTCACGCCGGATTTATCTGCAGGGCTCACGCAACGATCTGCAGGTGCCGATGCGTGAAATCCAGCTTAGCCCGACGCTGCTTGGCGGCGACAAAGACAACCCACAGTACCAGCCCAACGAAGCCATTCCGGTATACGACACTGCCGGTCCTTATGGCGATCCGCAATCTGAACTTAATGTGCATACCGGCCTGGTAAAACTGCGTGCAGGCTGGATAGCTGAACGCGGTGATACCGAACTGCTCAATGGCGTCAGTTCCGGCTTTACCCAGCAGCGCCTGGCGGATGAAGGTCTGGATCACCTGCGTTTTGAACATCTGCCGCGGCCGCGCAAGGCGCAACCCGGCAAATGCGTCACCCAGTTGCACTACGCCCGCGCTGGCGTAATCACCCCTGAGATGGAGTTTATCGCCATCCGCGAAAACATGGGCCGCGAGCGTATCCGTGGCGATGTCCTGCGCCAGCAGCATCCAGGGCAAAGTTGGGGCGCCAATCTGCCGGAGAACATCACGCCGGAATTCGTTCGCCAGGAAGTGGCCGCTGGACGCGCCATCATCCCCGCTAATATCAACCATCCCGAATCCGAGCCGATGATCATCGGTCGCAATTTTCTGGTGAAAGTTAACGCCAACATCGGCAACTCGGCGGTGACCTCATCCATCGAAGAGGAGGTCGAAAAACTGGTCTGGTCCACCCGCTGGGGCGCGGATACGGTGATGGACCTGTCCACCGGCCGCTATATCCACGAAACCCGCGAATGGATCCTGCGTAACAGCCCGGTACCGATCGGCACGGTGCCTATCTATCAGGCGCTGGAAAAAGTGAACGGCGTGGCGGAAAACCTGACCTGGGAAATGTTCCGCGATACGTTACTTGAGCAGGCAGAGCAAGGCGTTGACTACTTCACCATCCACGCCGGCGTACTGTTGCGCTATGTACCGATGACCGCCAAGCGCCTGACCGGCATCGTCTCGCGCGGCGGTTCGATCATGGCTAAATGGTGTCTGTCACACCATCAGGAAAACTTCCTGTACCAGCACTTCCGCGAAATCTGCGAAATTTGCGCCGCCTATGACGTCTCACTGTCCCTGGGAGATGGCCTGCGCCCCGGCTCAATTCAGGACGCCAATGATGAAGCGCAGTTCGCCGAACTGCACACGCTGGGCGAACTGACCAAAATTGCCTGGGAATATGACGTGCAGGTGATGATCGAAGGCCCGGGTCATGTACCGATGCAAATGATCCGTCGCAACATGACCGAAGAGTTGGAGCATTGCCACGAAGCGCCGTTCTACACCCTTGGCCCGCTAACCACCGATATCGCCCCGGGCTATGACCACTTCACCTCCGGCATCGGCGCCGCGATGATCGGTTGGTTCGGCTGCGCCATGCTGTGTTACGTCACGCCGAAGGAGCACCTCGGGCTGCCGAACAAAGAAGACGTCAAACAGGGGCTGATCACCTACAAAATTGCCGCCCACGCCGCCGATTTGGCCAAAGGCCACCCGGGTGCCCAGATCCGCGATAACGCCATGTCCAAGGCGCGTTTCGAATTCCGCTGGGAAGATCAGTTCAACCTGGCGCTCGACCCGGCTACCGCCCGCGCTTATCACGACGAAACCCTGCCGCAAGAGTCCGGCAAAATCGCCCACTTCTGTTCCATGTGCGGCCCCAAATTCTGCTCGATGAAAATTTCGCAGGAAGTACGCGACTATGCCGCTGCGCAGGAAGCCGCCAAACCGATAGAAGTACAACTCACCGGCATGGAAAAAATGTCGGCCGAGTTCCGTTCACGCGGCAGCGAGCTCTACCACAGCGCCGGCAACCTGCAAGAGGAACTGAGCAATGACTGA
- the thiE gene encoding thiamine phosphate synthase, whose translation MTDITTPFPATPHKLGLYPVVDSVEWIARLLDAGVTTIQLRIKDLPDERVEEDIAAAIALGKRYNARLFINDYWQLAIKHDAYGVHLGQEDLETTDLAAIHRAGLRLGVSTHDDAELARAIAVKPSYIALGHIFPTQTKDMPSAPQGLAELKRHILGLSDYPTVAIGGISIDRVADVLACGVGSVAVVSAITQAPDWRAATAQLLQLIEGKE comes from the coding sequence ATGACTGATATCACCACGCCCTTCCCCGCCACCCCGCACAAGCTGGGATTATATCCGGTAGTCGACAGTGTCGAATGGATTGCTCGCCTGCTGGATGCGGGTGTTACCACGATCCAACTGCGCATCAAGGATTTGCCGGATGAGCGGGTCGAAGAGGATATTGCCGCCGCCATTGCGCTCGGTAAAAGGTACAACGCCCGGCTGTTTATTAATGACTATTGGCAATTGGCGATTAAACACGATGCCTATGGCGTCCACCTGGGTCAGGAAGACCTGGAGACCACCGATTTGGCGGCCATTCACCGCGCCGGATTGCGTTTAGGCGTTTCCACCCATGACGACGCCGAGCTGGCGCGAGCCATTGCGGTGAAGCCTTCTTATATTGCGCTGGGGCATATTTTCCCGACGCAAACCAAAGACATGCCTTCCGCTCCCCAGGGCCTGGCAGAGCTGAAACGCCATATCCTCGGGTTGAGTGACTATCCGACGGTGGCGATCGGCGGGATCAGTATCGATCGCGTGGCCGACGTGTTGGCCTGCGGCGTAGGTAGCGTGGCGGTGGTCAGCGCCATTACTCAAGCGCCGGACTGGCGCGCCGCCACCGCTCAACTGCTGCAGTTGATCGAAGGCAAGGAGTAA
- a CDS encoding HesA/MoeB/ThiF family protein: MLNDQEFLRYSRQLLLEDIGPEGQEKLKRSTALIVGLGGLGSPAALYLAAAGVGTLLLADDDRLHVTNLQRQILYRSPDVEKSKAALAQRQLQALNPMIEAIALEQRLQGETLHHAVERADLILDCSDNMETRHAVNAACISADKPLISGSAVGFSGQLLVIEPPYVHGCYACLYPEQAEPQRNCRTAGVLGPVVGVIGTLQALEAIKMLAGMPSPLNGKLRLFDGKQQSWSTLQLSQASTCAVCGGAA; the protein is encoded by the coding sequence ATGTTGAACGATCAAGAGTTCCTGCGTTACAGCCGCCAACTGCTGCTGGAAGATATCGGCCCGGAAGGTCAGGAGAAACTGAAGCGTTCGACGGCGTTGATCGTCGGGCTTGGTGGCTTAGGCTCCCCTGCAGCGCTCTATCTGGCCGCCGCCGGCGTCGGTACGCTGTTGCTGGCCGATGACGATAGGCTTCACGTCACCAACCTGCAGCGCCAGATCCTGTACCGCAGCCCCGACGTGGAAAAAAGCAAAGCCGCTCTGGCGCAGCGCCAGCTACAGGCACTGAACCCGATGATTGAAGCCATTGCGCTGGAACAACGGCTGCAAGGCGAAACCTTGCATCACGCCGTGGAGCGCGCCGATCTCATTTTGGACTGCAGCGACAATATGGAAACCCGCCATGCGGTGAACGCCGCCTGCATCAGCGCCGACAAGCCGCTTATCAGCGGCAGCGCGGTGGGTTTCAGCGGCCAGTTGCTGGTCATTGAACCGCCTTATGTCCACGGCTGTTACGCTTGCCTTTACCCGGAACAGGCAGAACCGCAGCGCAATTGCCGCACCGCTGGCGTGCTCGGTCCGGTGGTCGGCGTCATCGGTACGCTGCAAGCCCTGGAAGCGATAAAGATGCTGGCAGGCATGCCTTCACCACTGAACGGCAAATTACGGTTGTTCGACGGTAAACAACAAAGCTGGAGCACCTTGCAACTCAGCCAGGCCAGCACCTGTGCGGTATGCGGAGGGGCAGCATGA
- the thiS gene encoding sulfur carrier protein ThiS, with protein MKILLNDQPLELAQPLSVDALLEQLQRHQPGTALAINQTIIPRADWANHQVQDGDDILLFQAIAGG; from the coding sequence ATGAAGATCCTGCTTAATGACCAGCCGTTGGAACTGGCGCAACCCCTGAGCGTCGATGCTTTGCTGGAGCAACTGCAACGCCACCAGCCGGGTACCGCGCTGGCTATCAACCAAACCATCATCCCGCGCGCCGACTGGGCTAACCACCAGGTGCAGGACGGTGATGACATCCTGTTGTTTCAAGCGATCGCCGGAGGCTGA
- a CDS encoding thiazole synthase, with protein sequence MLQIADTTFTSRLFTGTGKFATPALMLEALQASGSQLVTMAMKRVDLRGGNDAILAPLQQLGVRLLPNTSGAKTAGEAVFAARLAREALGTHWVKLEIHPDVKYLLPDPIETLKAAETLVKEGFVVLPYCGADPVLCKRLEEVGCAAVMPLGSPIGSNRGLRTRDFLEIIIEQAKVPVVVDAGIGAPSHALEAMELGADAVLVNTAIAVARDPVQMAHAFRLALEAGELARQAGLGSSQRSAAASSPLTAFLSQAGETL encoded by the coding sequence ATGCTACAAATCGCCGATACCACCTTTACTTCACGCCTGTTTACCGGCACCGGCAAGTTCGCCACCCCAGCGCTGATGCTGGAAGCCCTGCAGGCCTCCGGTTCGCAGCTGGTCACCATGGCGATGAAGCGCGTTGATCTGCGCGGTGGCAATGATGCCATTCTGGCGCCGCTGCAACAGTTGGGCGTTCGCCTGCTGCCCAATACCTCTGGCGCCAAAACCGCCGGCGAAGCGGTGTTTGCCGCCCGGCTGGCGCGTGAGGCACTCGGCACTCACTGGGTAAAACTGGAAATTCACCCTGATGTGAAATACCTGCTGCCGGACCCCATAGAAACCCTGAAAGCGGCGGAAACCTTGGTAAAAGAAGGCTTTGTGGTGCTGCCTTACTGCGGTGCCGACCCGGTGCTATGCAAACGGCTGGAAGAAGTGGGCTGCGCGGCGGTCATGCCACTCGGATCGCCAATCGGTTCCAACCGGGGGCTGCGCACCCGCGACTTTCTGGAGATCATTATCGAACAGGCCAAAGTGCCGGTGGTGGTGGACGCCGGTATCGGTGCGCCGAGCCATGCACTGGAAGCCATGGAACTGGGTGCCGATGCGGTGCTGGTGAATACGGCTATCGCCGTGGCACGCGATCCCGTACAGATGGCGCATGCTTTCCGTTTGGCCTTGGAAGCCGGTGAACTGGCGCGTCAAGCCGGTTTGGGCAGTAGCCAACGTAGTGCGGCGGCTTCCAGCCCGCTGACGGCTTTTCTCAGCCAGGCCGGGGAGACGTTGTGA
- the thiH gene encoding 2-iminoacetate synthase ThiH — protein MADDFSRRWQQLDWDDISLRINSKTARDVERALNADKLTREDFMALISPAAAHYLEPLAQRAQQLTRQRFGNVVSFYVPLYLSNLCANDCTYCGFSMSNRIKRKTLDAAEIERECLAIKALGFEHLLLVTGEHQTKVGMDYFRQHIPAIRRHFSSLMMEVQPLAQEEYAELKTLGLDGVLVYQETYHPATYLQHHLRGQKQDFHWRLATPDRLGRAGIDKIGLGALVGLSNSWRTDCYMLAEHLFYLQQTYWQSRYSISFPRLRPCAGGIEPASIMSEPQLVQLICAFRLFAPDVELSLSTRESPFFRDHMIPVAINSVSAGSKTQPGGYADDVPPELEQFEPHDGRTPQQVAQAISDAGLQPVWKDWDGYLGRGAQ, from the coding sequence ATGGCCGATGATTTCAGCCGCCGCTGGCAGCAGTTGGATTGGGACGACATCTCGCTGCGCATTAACAGTAAGACGGCGCGGGATGTGGAGCGTGCACTCAATGCGGACAAGCTGACGCGTGAAGACTTTATGGCATTGATCTCCCCTGCCGCGGCGCACTATCTGGAACCTTTGGCGCAACGTGCACAGCAACTGACTCGCCAACGTTTTGGTAACGTGGTCAGCTTCTATGTGCCCTTATACCTGTCTAATCTGTGCGCTAATGACTGCACTTACTGCGGTTTTTCAATGAGCAATCGCATCAAGCGCAAAACCCTGGATGCCGCAGAAATCGAACGCGAGTGTCTGGCGATTAAAGCTTTGGGTTTTGAGCATCTGCTGCTGGTCACCGGTGAACACCAAACCAAGGTCGGCATGGATTACTTTCGCCAGCATATTCCGGCGATCCGCCGCCATTTCAGTTCGCTGATGATGGAGGTACAACCGCTGGCGCAGGAAGAGTATGCCGAACTGAAAACGCTGGGGCTGGATGGCGTGTTGGTGTATCAGGAAACCTATCATCCCGCCACCTATCTGCAGCATCACCTCCGTGGGCAGAAACAGGACTTTCATTGGCGGTTGGCCACGCCGGATCGCCTGGGCCGCGCCGGGATCGACAAGATCGGTCTCGGCGCTCTGGTCGGGCTCTCCAACAGTTGGCGCACCGACTGCTATATGCTGGCCGAGCACTTATTCTACCTGCAGCAAACCTATTGGCAGAGCCGTTATTCCATCTCGTTCCCGCGTTTGCGCCCCTGCGCCGGCGGTATAGAACCGGCGTCGATCATGAGTGAACCGCAACTGGTGCAGTTGATCTGTGCTTTCCGGCTGTTCGCCCCCGACGTGGAACTTTCTTTGTCGACGCGTGAATCCCCGTTCTTCCGCGATCATATGATCCCGGTGGCGATCAACAGCGTCAGTGCCGGATCCAAGACACAACCCGGTGGCTATGCCGACGACGTGCCGCCTGAACTGGAGCAGTTCGAACCGCATGATGGCCGTACGCCGCAACAGGTGGCGCAAGCGATTAGCGATGCCGGTTTGCAGCCGGTGTGGAAAGACTGGGACGGCTATCTTGGGCGTGGCGCGCAATAA
- a CDS encoding thioesterase family protein, with product MNLYLRLIWIFISSRWKARMSMDDLTSTLQTRVWLNDIDINLHMNNGRYLTVCDLNRVDMFMRTGLMKLMLKRRWSPIVSQLNMNYKKALQPFQRYQVSMTITHWDDRYFYATHTFSVGDRIVALGTSQAVVVGKEGVVAPEEVAESVRQYQQASKV from the coding sequence ATGAACCTGTACCTGCGACTGATTTGGATCTTTATCTCATCACGCTGGAAAGCGCGCATGTCAATGGATGACCTGACCAGCACCCTGCAAACTCGAGTATGGCTAAATGATATCGATATCAATCTGCACATGAATAATGGCCGCTACCTGACGGTGTGCGACCTCAATCGGGTGGATATGTTTATGCGAACCGGATTAATGAAGCTGATGCTCAAGCGGCGTTGGTCGCCGATCGTCAGTCAACTGAATATGAATTACAAAAAGGCGCTGCAGCCCTTCCAACGTTATCAAGTCAGTATGACCATTACCCACTGGGACGATCGTTACTTTTATGCGACTCATACTTTCAGTGTCGGCGATCGGATTGTGGCACTGGGCACGTCACAGGCAGTCGTAGTCGGGAAAGAAGGCGTAGTGGCGCCAGAAGAAGTAGCAGAAAGCGTGCGACAATATCAACAGGCGAGCAAGGTGTGA
- a CDS encoding helix-turn-helix domain-containing protein: protein MLVVNTRKIEVIMKKTPNYAEAISTLLAQKGVGDRKHASTMASILNLQYNSAKQKLDGKRGITLDEIKRVFQYFNESFEGRRAHNCVFIMNSIHKRCNIEVDDKPVDSIEDGETYAFRKDDLFIINTGRDKSAGTELYKVRKIDFLPAPRIAILDNDQDILELLKKITTRYGIETETFPTAKAIIDTLEQYTYEAFILDWLLDFGETSEKVVEKIKDRVDTHAQIIILTGQLHHYEKNIGDMILNYDVHLIEKPAKPLIISSLLLSHLFFN from the coding sequence ATGCTCGTGGTCAACACCAGAAAAATCGAGGTGATCATGAAAAAAACGCCAAATTACGCAGAGGCAATCAGTACGTTGCTGGCCCAGAAAGGGGTAGGTGACAGAAAGCACGCATCAACCATGGCAAGCATTCTGAACCTTCAATATAACAGCGCCAAGCAGAAGCTGGACGGTAAAAGAGGCATCACTCTCGACGAGATAAAAAGAGTATTTCAATACTTCAATGAATCGTTTGAAGGACGCAGAGCCCACAACTGCGTGTTTATCATGAACAGCATACATAAACGGTGCAATATCGAGGTTGATGACAAGCCGGTAGACAGCATTGAGGACGGGGAAACCTATGCGTTCAGAAAAGACGATCTTTTTATTATTAACACCGGCAGAGATAAAAGCGCGGGCACAGAGCTGTATAAGGTCAGGAAAATAGACTTTCTTCCGGCACCCAGAATTGCCATCCTCGACAATGACCAAGACATCCTGGAGTTGCTAAAAAAAATCACCACCCGCTACGGTATCGAAACAGAGACTTTTCCAACCGCTAAGGCGATCATCGACACCCTGGAGCAATATACCTACGAGGCCTTTATCCTTGATTGGCTGTTAGACTTTGGCGAGACATCAGAAAAGGTCGTAGAAAAGATAAAAGACCGAGTGGATACCCATGCACAAATCATCATCCTGACAGGCCAGTTACACCACTATGAGAAAAACATCGGCGATATGATATTAAACTACGACGTACATTTGATTGAGAAACCAGCCAAGCCGCTGATTATTTCTTCACTGTTGCTTTCCCATTTGTTTTTCAACTGA
- a CDS encoding sensor histidine kinase — MSKKFIGTLVALVAVLVLLVLLIATNFGNVKERYKQIEPNLDNYSVAEILFLSFERTKTALLLGDEDNYDAFMLKKKIFASKIAILEGRSTFSDAFYYDEEFIKTIAVLKQQYAELDQLSVELLNGTKTRADILSFMDEMEITLVDIQEIIYKIQIRNFTEVKDIIKDNSGKAELFAIISLVLIFLMMFLILKHAFSLKEIVKNKNIFISSIYHEIAGSTQAIVIAADIMEHELVQDELKKEARLISHHGNKIAEQTREVMDYSRLEMGEVKVNDSLFSLNEVVDDAVAAVGGDGRNKFIVRYSSYSGEVHSDKYKLYRIIVNLLGNADKYTHCGLVILNVKVCHGRLYLLVKDNGIGFNVKNINRLYKAFNQGVERETRQGLGLGLTIIKNYVTRMKGTLRVKSVEGKGSSFLICLPIKSVEKQMGKQQ, encoded by the coding sequence ATGAGCAAAAAATTTATCGGGACGCTTGTCGCTCTGGTTGCAGTGTTGGTGCTCTTAGTTTTACTGATTGCCACAAATTTCGGCAATGTGAAAGAGCGATACAAGCAGATTGAGCCCAATCTCGATAATTACTCTGTTGCTGAAATCCTCTTTTTGTCATTTGAAAGGACAAAAACCGCATTGCTGCTGGGCGATGAGGATAACTACGACGCTTTTATGCTCAAAAAGAAAATATTTGCATCAAAAATTGCCATTCTTGAGGGGCGCTCGACGTTCAGCGATGCTTTTTATTATGATGAAGAATTTATAAAAACCATTGCGGTTTTGAAGCAGCAGTATGCTGAGCTGGATCAACTTAGCGTTGAGTTGTTAAATGGCACCAAAACCAGAGCAGATATACTCTCCTTTATGGACGAGATGGAAATTACCCTGGTCGATATTCAAGAGATAATCTACAAAATACAGATAAGGAATTTCACCGAGGTTAAAGACATCATCAAAGATAATTCAGGTAAAGCCGAGCTGTTTGCTATTATTTCACTGGTGCTGATTTTCTTGATGATGTTCCTGATTTTGAAGCATGCGTTTTCACTGAAGGAGATAGTTAAGAATAAGAATATCTTTATTTCTTCCATTTACCATGAGATAGCCGGCTCAACGCAGGCCATCGTGATTGCGGCAGACATCATGGAGCATGAGTTGGTGCAGGATGAGTTAAAAAAAGAGGCCAGGCTCATCTCGCATCACGGCAATAAAATTGCAGAGCAAACGCGTGAGGTCATGGATTACTCACGGCTTGAAATGGGGGAAGTAAAGGTCAATGATTCTCTGTTTTCACTCAATGAGGTGGTTGACGATGCTGTTGCTGCGGTGGGTGGGGACGGTCGCAATAAATTTATTGTCCGGTATTCGTCTTATTCAGGGGAAGTTCATTCCGATAAATACAAGTTATATCGAATAATCGTCAATCTGTTGGGTAATGCCGATAAATATACCCATTGCGGCTTGGTAATTCTGAATGTGAAGGTTTGTCACGGTCGTCTTTATCTTCTGGTGAAAGATAACGGTATCGGCTTTAACGTGAAAAATATTAACAGATTATATAAAGCATTTAATCAGGGGGTGGAAAGAGAGACGCGCCAGGGGCTGGGCTTGGGCCTGACCATTATAAAGAACTATGTGACCAGGATGAAGGGCACCCTCAGAGTAAAATCTGTTGAAGGTAAAGGCTCGTCATTCCTCATTTGCTTGCCAATAAAATCAGTTGAAAAACAAATGGGAAAGCAACAGTGA
- a CDS encoding oxidoreductase produces MKIKGLIALFLMSLFSAPLYAGVDYFYLKKSDGEKVKITLKALEAMPSSSIKTSTNFTPEAVFTGVEFGVLAKEYGLTGSKVRAFAWDDYSYSMPVAELAKYKVIIAYKKNGELMDVAQLGPFAIIYPRDSHPELNNIDVNAKTVWQIKMLEVK; encoded by the coding sequence ATGAAAATCAAAGGATTGATAGCATTATTTCTGATGTCTCTGTTTAGCGCTCCACTCTATGCTGGCGTTGATTATTTTTATCTTAAAAAGAGTGATGGCGAGAAGGTTAAGATTACGCTAAAGGCGTTAGAGGCGATGCCATCTTCTTCGATTAAAACCTCTACCAATTTCACTCCTGAGGCCGTTTTTACCGGCGTTGAGTTTGGCGTGCTGGCAAAGGAATATGGCCTGACGGGAAGTAAGGTTCGCGCTTTTGCCTGGGATGATTATTCATATTCAATGCCCGTTGCTGAGTTGGCTAAATACAAGGTTATTATCGCCTATAAGAAAAATGGCGAGCTTATGGACGTCGCACAGTTAGGCCCTTTTGCGATTATCTATCCTCGAGATAGCCACCCAGAGTTGAACAATATTGATGTGAACGCAAAAACCGTTTGGCAGATAAAGATGCTAGAGGTTAAGTGA
- a CDS encoding GNAT family N-acetyltransferase: MDSLITFEKLTAKHLPYLYEIRFSVEENPLHPHQIQYLHRTQALDDINQGGGWICKCGDDYAGVGFGLFIPEPLIGGLFVKPEYQSKGIGSALLNAVTAWLFENGAQEIHLTTDPGSKAEAFYQRRGWVAIGKDEFGQAELVKRKGDK, encoded by the coding sequence ATGGACAGCCTGATCACCTTCGAGAAACTTACGGCAAAACACCTGCCTTACCTGTATGAAATTAGATTCTCCGTCGAAGAGAACCCGCTTCACCCTCACCAGATCCAATATCTTCATAGGACCCAGGCACTGGATGATATCAATCAGGGGGGTGGTTGGATTTGTAAGTGCGGTGATGATTACGCCGGCGTAGGTTTCGGGCTCTTTATTCCTGAACCCTTGATCGGTGGGCTGTTTGTTAAACCGGAATACCAGTCGAAGGGGATAGGTTCTGCCTTACTGAATGCAGTAACGGCATGGTTATTCGAAAATGGCGCTCAAGAGATCCATCTCACTACCGATCCGGGATCGAAGGCTGAAGCGTTTTATCAGCGGCGCGGGTGGGTTGCCATTGGCAAGGATGAGTTTGGTCAGGCGGAGCTGGTTAAACGTAAAGGTGATAAGTAA